From Humisphaera borealis, the proteins below share one genomic window:
- the lipA gene encoding lipoyl synthase: MAVSLNVVPHEPAASANSGLGRKPSWLKMKLPTGENYSRLLNLVNDQRLHTVCQEARCPNMGECWSAGTATLMILGDVCTRSCGFCHIATGKPPTLDTEEPARVGYAVKQMSLNHVVITSVNRDELADGGAAIWAETIRQIRLQSPGTSVEVLIPDFCGDWDALQLVLDQKPDILNHNIESVPSLYKIVRPQAKYPRSLKLLQIAREKGLVSKTGMMLGLGEEEAEIDSVIDDLVSIGCEILTLGQYLQPTPKHLPVKRWVHPDEFAMWKERGESRGLRHVESGPLVRSSYHAEQQVRSHQSV, encoded by the coding sequence ATGGCAGTTTCCCTCAACGTCGTCCCCCACGAACCCGCCGCTTCCGCCAATTCGGGCCTGGGTCGCAAGCCCTCCTGGCTCAAGATGAAGCTGCCCACCGGCGAGAACTACTCGCGCCTGCTCAACCTCGTCAACGACCAGCGGCTCCACACCGTCTGCCAGGAAGCCCGCTGCCCCAACATGGGCGAGTGCTGGTCGGCCGGCACGGCGACGCTGATGATCCTCGGCGACGTCTGCACCCGCTCGTGCGGCTTCTGCCACATCGCCACCGGCAAACCGCCCACGCTCGACACAGAAGAACCGGCCCGCGTCGGTTATGCGGTCAAGCAGATGTCGCTGAACCATGTGGTCATCACCAGCGTGAACCGCGACGAACTGGCCGACGGCGGGGCGGCGATCTGGGCCGAGACCATCCGCCAAATCCGCCTGCAGTCGCCGGGCACGAGCGTGGAAGTACTGATCCCCGATTTCTGTGGCGACTGGGACGCACTGCAACTGGTGCTCGACCAGAAGCCGGACATTCTGAATCACAACATCGAGAGCGTGCCGAGCCTGTACAAGATTGTCCGCCCGCAGGCCAAGTACCCGCGCAGCCTGAAACTGCTCCAGATCGCCCGCGAGAAAGGCCTGGTCAGCAAGACCGGCATGATGCTGGGCCTGGGCGAGGAAGAAGCCGAGATCGATTCGGTGATCGACGATCTGGTGTCGATCGGCTGCGAGATCCTCACGCTCGGCCAGTATCTTCAGCCGACGCCGAAGCATTTGCCGGTGAAACGCTGGGTACACCCGGACGAGTTTGCGATGTGGAAAGAGCGGGGCGAATCGCGCGGCCTGAGGCACGTCGAAAGCGGGCCGCTGGTGAGGAGCAGCTATCATGCCGAGCAGCAGGTTAGATCGCACCAATCGGTGTGA
- a CDS encoding lysophospholipid acyltransferase family protein: MSSTNATKKSKPSDERGTITSRILRAGNRVYARTFHRIDVQTPCRLPRTGPAILVCNHISGLDPLLLQAVIPRPIVWMMAREYYDIAALRWVYQAVDAIPVERNGRDSSATRAALRALGSGRVLGVFPEGRIETSRELLPFHTGVAMMATRAEVPVVPAYLDGSNRGMEMLEAFVEPNDVKLRFGPAVDLAPSTPGEKIDLNICTSRIFDSVSSLKKTMAYA, encoded by the coding sequence ATGTCTTCAACAAACGCCACGAAGAAATCAAAACCGTCGGACGAGCGGGGAACGATCACCTCCCGCATCCTGCGAGCGGGCAACCGGGTCTACGCCCGCACCTTCCACCGCATCGACGTGCAGACGCCCTGCCGATTGCCCCGAACCGGACCGGCGATCCTGGTCTGTAATCACATCAGCGGCCTGGATCCTTTGCTGCTGCAGGCCGTTATCCCCAGGCCCATCGTCTGGATGATGGCCCGCGAATACTATGATATCGCCGCCCTTCGATGGGTTTATCAAGCCGTCGATGCCATCCCGGTCGAACGCAACGGCCGCGACTCTTCCGCCACGCGGGCGGCCTTGCGGGCGCTGGGCAGCGGGCGTGTTTTGGGTGTGTTCCCGGAAGGCCGGATCGAGACCTCGCGCGAACTGCTCCCGTTCCATACCGGCGTCGCGATGATGGCGACGCGCGCAGAGGTCCCGGTTGTTCCCGCGTATCTCGACGGATCCAACAGGGGAATGGAGATGCTTGAAGCGTTCGTCGAACCCAATGACGTCAAGCTCCGCTTCGGCCCGGCGGTGGATCTAGCGCCCAGCACCCCGGGTGAAAAGATCGATCTGAATATCTGCACATCAAGAATCTTCGATTCGGTTTCAAGTCTCAAGAAGACAATGGCTTATGCGTGA
- a CDS encoding ABC transporter permease produces the protein MFNFLLETFRLGLKNLRLHKLRSLLTALGIIIGVAAVIIMVAIGEGAKRDALEQLQQLGARNILVRSVRPPESSEASGRTSFVASYGIKRSDLARLRTIPDIEVVVALRDTEQKVVHHDMRILANPIGTTPDAFDVINLKLLRGQYFDQLQCDRAEPVCVLGNKAAQQLFPYEDPMGQQIRVGTSRSGTAMLTVVGVLEPTGLRAGSEGAAMMNRDLDMDIYFPLTLAEDVFGDMIRKEVAGSREYKRIEISEVWLKAKKTEDVETLAATVENLLEIQQRGGPQDMKSTPRLDVEVKAPIQILRAAERTQKTFNAIMVSVASFSLVVGGIGIMNIMLATVTERTKEIGIRRALGAKRKHITLQFLIETTVISLTGGLIGIGLGAGVAKVLPGLVNYLDSSQNYPTVIAPWSVIGSFAISGLIGVGFGLYPAMKAAWMNPIEALRHA, from the coding sequence ATGTTCAACTTTCTGCTGGAAACCTTCCGCCTTGGCCTTAAGAACCTTCGGCTGCACAAGTTGCGCAGCTTGCTGACGGCGCTGGGCATCATCATCGGCGTTGCAGCGGTCATCATCATGGTGGCGATCGGCGAAGGCGCGAAGCGCGACGCCCTCGAACAGCTCCAGCAGCTCGGGGCCCGCAACATCCTGGTCAGGTCCGTCCGTCCGCCGGAAAGCTCCGAAGCCTCCGGACGCACCAGCTTTGTCGCCTCCTACGGCATCAAGCGGAGCGACTTGGCCCGCCTGCGCACCATTCCCGACATTGAAGTCGTCGTCGCATTGCGCGACACCGAGCAGAAGGTCGTCCACCACGACATGCGCATCCTGGCCAACCCGATCGGCACCACGCCCGATGCGTTCGACGTCATCAATCTGAAGCTCCTCCGCGGGCAGTATTTCGATCAGCTCCAGTGCGACCGCGCCGAGCCCGTATGCGTCCTCGGCAACAAGGCCGCCCAGCAGCTGTTTCCCTACGAAGACCCCATGGGCCAGCAGATTCGTGTAGGCACCAGCCGATCGGGCACGGCGATGCTGACGGTCGTGGGCGTACTGGAGCCGACCGGCCTTCGCGCCGGCAGCGAAGGGGCCGCGATGATGAACCGCGACCTCGACATGGACATCTACTTCCCGCTCACGCTTGCCGAGGACGTCTTCGGCGACATGATCCGCAAAGAGGTCGCCGGCTCGCGGGAATACAAGCGGATCGAAATATCGGAAGTCTGGCTCAAGGCCAAGAAGACCGAAGACGTCGAAACGTTGGCCGCAACCGTCGAGAACCTGCTCGAAATCCAGCAGCGCGGCGGGCCGCAGGACATGAAGTCGACACCCCGGCTCGACGTCGAAGTCAAAGCCCCCATTCAAATCCTTCGCGCCGCCGAGCGCACCCAGAAGACGTTCAACGCGATCATGGTAAGCGTGGCCAGCTTCTCGCTGGTGGTCGGTGGCATCGGCATCATGAACATCATGCTGGCGACGGTGACCGAGCGCACCAAGGAGATCGGCATCCGCCGGGCGCTGGGCGCCAAGCGCAAGCACATCACGCTGCAGTTCCTGATCGAGACAACGGTCATCTCCCTGACCGGCGGCCTGATCGGCATCGGCCTGGGTGCCGGCGTGGCCAAGGTACTGCCGGGTCTGGTGAACTACCTCGATTCGAGCCAGAACTACCCCACCGTCATCGCCCCCTGGAGCGTCATCGGCTCGTTCGCGATCAGCGGCCTGATCGGCGTCGGCTTCGGCCTCTACCCCGCGATGAAAGCGGCATGGATGAACCCGATCGAAGCACTGCGGCACGCGTGA
- a CDS encoding histidine triad nucleotide-binding protein, with the protein MSKTIFQKIIDREIPAKFLHEDDLCIAIHDVSPKAPAHILVIPKKLVPTLNDLKPEDAPLAGHLFLVASKVMKELGHTDYRTVFNCGAGAQQTVFHLHLHVLAGREFTWPPG; encoded by the coding sequence ATGTCCAAAACTATCTTTCAGAAAATCATCGATCGCGAGATTCCGGCGAAGTTCCTTCACGAGGACGATCTCTGCATCGCGATTCACGACGTCTCGCCCAAAGCGCCGGCGCACATTCTGGTGATTCCGAAGAAGCTCGTTCCGACGCTCAATGACCTCAAGCCGGAGGATGCGCCGCTCGCCGGGCACCTGTTTCTGGTCGCTTCGAAGGTGATGAAGGAACTCGGACACACCGACTACCGAACGGTGTTCAACTGCGGCGCGGGGGCACAGCAGACCGTCTTTCACCTGCACCTACACGTCCTGGCGGGGCGGGAGTTCACGTGGCCGCCGGGGTGA
- the fusA gene encoding elongation factor G — MPAYTTADIRNIVLTGHHVCGKTSLLDAMLFEAKAVTRKGNPAEGTSFSDYEKEEKEHKHSIFSTLLHLDHDGKRVNIIDTPGSPDLIGQAIACLPAVETVVLVVNAQHGVEVVTRRMMESAKDRNLPRAIVVNKCNMTEVDLAAVVRQLRESFGTECIPVNLPADNGKRVVDCLLNKEGTSDLGEVAEAHSRILDQIVEIDENLMEKYLGGEEPNFEALHDPFEQCMDEGHVVPILFTDARTGLGVRELLDFLIRWFPSPLEGNPRPFLVGSGPDDRQDERPFTYTNDAMKPLLAHVFKVTTDPFVGKLAVFRVHQGKVTGQSQVLIGHSKKAIKLGHIFHLQGKEHHEVNEIIAGDIGAVAKIEEIHTGDVLHDDHALDSVHLKPLTFPTPMYGLAITPRARGDEQKISQQLHKLAEEDPTFHWGTNRQTHEMVINGIGELHLRMVLERLKNRGIQVDTKPPKIAYKETITMKAEGHYRHKKQTGGAGQFGEVYLRVEPLNGESPFSKKNGGPGFEFSDEIFGGTIPGQYLPAIEKGVRELLETGVIAGYPVQDVRVAVYDGKHHPVDSKEVAFKTAGKFAFKDAFLKAKPALLEPIVNMEVTVPEGQMGAVTGDLSGKRGRIQGTNMLPGGMAVVKAQAPLAEVMQYQSQLKSVTGGQGTFVMELSHYEPVPPQVQQQVASQYKPVEVEE, encoded by the coding sequence ATGCCCGCCTATACGACCGCCGATATCCGCAACATTGTTCTTACCGGCCACCACGTGTGTGGCAAAACATCGCTACTCGATGCGATGCTCTTCGAAGCCAAGGCCGTCACCCGCAAGGGCAATCCCGCCGAGGGCACCAGCTTCAGCGACTACGAAAAGGAAGAAAAGGAACACAAGCACTCGATCTTCTCCACGCTCCTGCACCTCGATCACGACGGCAAACGCGTCAACATCATCGACACGCCGGGGTCGCCCGACCTCATCGGCCAGGCGATCGCCTGTCTGCCGGCGGTGGAGACGGTGGTCCTCGTCGTTAACGCCCAGCACGGCGTGGAAGTCGTTACCCGACGCATGATGGAATCGGCCAAAGACCGCAACCTGCCGCGGGCGATCGTCGTCAACAAGTGCAACATGACCGAGGTCGATCTAGCCGCGGTCGTCCGGCAACTGCGCGAATCCTTCGGTACCGAATGCATCCCCGTCAACCTGCCTGCCGACAACGGCAAGCGCGTCGTTGACTGCCTGCTGAACAAGGAAGGCACGAGCGACCTGGGCGAAGTCGCCGAGGCGCACAGCCGAATCCTCGATCAGATCGTCGAGATCGACGAAAACCTGATGGAGAAGTACCTCGGCGGAGAAGAGCCGAACTTCGAAGCGCTGCACGACCCGTTCGAGCAATGCATGGACGAAGGGCACGTGGTGCCCATCCTGTTCACCGACGCAAGGACCGGGCTTGGCGTTCGAGAACTGCTGGACTTTCTCATCCGCTGGTTCCCATCGCCCCTTGAAGGCAATCCGCGGCCGTTCCTGGTCGGGTCGGGGCCGGACGATCGACAGGATGAGCGTCCGTTTACCTACACCAATGACGCGATGAAGCCGCTGCTGGCCCATGTGTTCAAGGTGACGACGGATCCGTTTGTCGGCAAGCTCGCGGTGTTCCGGGTTCACCAGGGCAAGGTCACCGGCCAATCGCAGGTCCTCATCGGCCACAGTAAGAAGGCGATCAAGCTCGGACACATCTTCCACCTCCAGGGCAAAGAGCACCACGAGGTCAATGAGATCATCGCCGGCGACATCGGTGCGGTGGCAAAGATTGAGGAAATTCACACCGGCGATGTCTTGCACGACGACCACGCGCTCGACAGCGTCCACCTGAAACCGCTGACCTTCCCCACGCCAATGTACGGCCTGGCCATCACGCCCAGGGCTCGCGGCGACGAGCAGAAGATCAGCCAGCAGCTGCACAAGCTGGCCGAGGAAGACCCGACCTTCCACTGGGGCACGAACCGCCAGACGCACGAGATGGTGATCAACGGCATCGGCGAACTGCACCTGCGGATGGTGCTGGAACGGCTGAAGAACCGCGGCATTCAGGTCGACACCAAACCGCCCAAGATCGCCTATAAGGAGACGATCACCATGAAAGCCGAGGGGCACTATCGCCACAAGAAGCAGACGGGCGGCGCGGGGCAGTTCGGCGAGGTGTACCTTCGGGTCGAGCCGCTCAACGGCGAATCCCCTTTCAGCAAGAAAAACGGCGGCCCGGGGTTCGAGTTCTCCGACGAGATCTTCGGCGGCACCATACCCGGCCAATACCTGCCGGCGATCGAGAAGGGCGTCCGCGAACTTCTCGAGACCGGCGTGATCGCCGGCTACCCGGTGCAGGACGTCCGCGTAGCGGTATACGACGGCAAGCACCACCCGGTGGACAGCAAGGAAGTCGCGTTCAAAACCGCCGGCAAGTTCGCGTTCAAGGACGCGTTCCTGAAAGCCAAACCCGCGCTGCTGGAACCGATCGTCAATATGGAGGTGACGGTGCCGGAGGGACAGATGGGCGCCGTCACCGGCGATCTGTCCGGCAAGCGAGGCCGCATCCAGGGAACCAACATGCTGCCTGGTGGCATGGCGGTGGTGAAGGCACAGGCGCCACTTGCGGAGGTGATGCAATACCAGAGCCAGCTTAAAAGTGTGACCGGCGGGCAGGGAACATTCGTGATGGAGTTAAGCCACTATGAACCGGTTCCGCCGCAGGTACAGCAGCAGGTGGCGAGCCAGTACAAGCCGGTCGAGGTGGAAGAATAG